A genome region from Hevea brasiliensis isolate MT/VB/25A 57/8 chromosome 7, ASM3005281v1, whole genome shotgun sequence includes the following:
- the LOC110637614 gene encoding uncharacterized protein LOC110637614 isoform X2 has translation MGTCSKEDCYYPSYQDRQLSKQLRDNVHGYIYLDPIFLKFVDTEQFQRLRDLKQLGLTYMVYPGAVHSRFEHSLGVYWLAGEAVHRIKAHQGLELDINNFDIKTVKLAGLLHDVGHGPFSHLFEREFLPRVLNGLNWSHEDMSIRMIDYIVDKHNIDIDREYLKKAKEMVIASTEHASPRTANEKQFLYDIVANGRNGIDVDKFDYLVRDSRACGLGCSFQFERLMDTMHVIEDEICYRAKDYLTVHKLFATRADMHRTVYTHAKVKAIELMVVDALSTANSYLRITDKIDKPDEFWKIDDSILKHIETNSSKELKEARDLIQRIRRRDLYQFCNEFSVPKDKLEHFKDITPQDIVCSQTAGRITLKEEDVAVSIAKIDLTRGRNNPLESVKFFKLMFSGL, from the exons ATGGGAACTTGTTCCAAAGAGGACTGCTACTATCCGTCTTATCAGGATCGCCAATTATCCAAGCAGCTTCGCGATAATGTCCATGGCTACATCTATCTGGATCCG ATCTTTCTGAAGTTTGTTGATACTGAACAGTTTCAGAG ACTTCGGGATCTAAAGCAACTCG GTCTAACATACATGGTTTACCCAGGAGCTGTACATTCTCGGTTTGAGCACTCATTAGGTGTTTATTGGCTGGCTGGTGAAGCAGTTCACAGAATTAAAGCTCACCAA GGCTTGGAGCTTGATATTAATAACTTCGATATAAAAACAGTGAAACTTGCAG gACTATTGCATGATGTTGGACATGGGCCATTCAGCCACTTGTTTGAACGAGAGTTTCTGCCTCGGGTTCTTAATGGCCTTAACTG GTCTCATGAGGACATGTCTATAAGAATGATAGACTATATTGTAGACAAGCACAATATTGACATTGATCGTGAATATCTAAAGAAAGCAAAG GAGATGGTCATTGCTAGCACTGAACATGCTTCTCCAAGA ACTGCGAATGAAAAGCAATTCCTATATGATATTGTTGCGAATGGTCGAAATGGGATAGATGTTGACAA GTTTGATTACCTTGTTCGTGACTCCCGTGCTTGTGGACTGGGATGCAGTTTTCAGTTTGAGAG GTTAATGGATACCATGCATGTTATAGAGGATGAGATATGCTACCGAGCCAAGGATT ATCTCACAGTCCACAAATTATTTGCAACACGTGCTGATATGCATCGAACAGTCTATACACATGCAAAAGTGAAG GCAATAGAACTCATGGTTGTTGATGCCTTGTCAACAGCAAATAGTTATCTTCGGATTACGGACAAAATTGATAAGCCAGATGAATTTTGGAAG ATAGATGACTCTATCTTGAAACATATTGAAACTAATTCCAGTAAGGAGCTCAAGGAAGCAAGAGATTTGATTCAGCGCATCAGGAGAAGAGATCTATATCAG TTCTGCAATGAGTTCTCTGTTCCAAAGGACAAACTAGAGCACTTCAAAGACATCACACCACAGGACATTGTTTGCTCCCAG ACAGCCGGTCGCATTACACTAAAAGAGGAAGATGTTGCTGTGAGCATTGCTAAGATTGATTTGACGCGAGGAAGGAATAATCCTCTTGAAAG CGTCAAATTTTTCAAG CTCATGTTTTCAGGACTATGA
- the LOC110637622 gene encoding ubiquitin-like-specific protease 1D isoform X1: MEEENSKKRPLDLDWGVILDSNNGEPPPILIVKGDSQMPKPSPMSSDRSPREDCASMTDHELEDAIKRHKFNIAKFGPSLPDKGEKLRAWFNVLEDEHQRRKLRRSEMDVDVCDIPTQLVNSDGFKRQNASSEVHSQSEFASIFSRKMEENTDSKVGKAFDKELSILGRCNSPEMRANGVLSQRWRQNGHSSSKKLPYQHARPRSLSHNGDSNFMGRASSASPFCHNGESFSSKFSKRKDTHQVLPSYVSRTRKLFIRSMMASFKQGQTVVLVDEDEIQVVETIEPEFKLAECMKDAKIYYPSRDDPQSVEICYSDISCLAPEGFLTSPIMNFYIRYLQLQISPTNKAICDYHFFNTFFYKKLKQAVSYRGSDKESFFVKFRRWWKGVNIFQNAYVFIPIHEDLHWSLVIICIPDKEDESGPIILHLDSLGLHSSKSVFEDIRSYLREEWNYMNQEVSPSDLPIADKIWKHLPCRIDEKKIEVPQQKNDYDCGPFVLFFMERFIEEAPERLKKKDLAMFGKQWFRPEQASGLRVKIRKLLFNEFQNANESGKISVSSPSPSDGASP; encoded by the exons ATGGAAGAAGAGAATTCCAAGAAGAGACCGCTGGACCTTGACTGGGGCGTGATATTGGACTCTAACAACGGCGAACCACCGCCGATACTGATCGTTAAAGGTGATTCGCAGATGCCAAAACCCTCGCCGATGAGCTCCGATCGCTCGCCTAGGGAGGATTGTGCGTCCATGACCGATCACGAGCTCGAGGACGCAATTAAGAGGCATAAGTTCAATATTGCAAAATTTGGTCCCTCTTTGCCTGACAAAGGAGAGAAGCTTCGGGCGTGGTTTAACGTCTTGGAGGATGAGCACCAGCGGAGAAAGCTTCGACGTTCAGAAATG GATGTTGATGTATGTGACATACCCACTCAGTTAGTAAATTCAG ATGGCTTTAAACGACAGAATGCATCATCTGAAGTCCATTCACAATCTGAATTTGCGTCTATTTTTAGTAGAAAGATGGAAGAAAAT ACAGATAGCAAGGTAGGCAAAGCATTTGACAAAGAATTGTCAATTTTGGGTCGATGCAACAGCCCGGAAATGAGAGCTAATGGAGTCTTATCACAAAGATGGAGGCAAAATGGTCATTCATCATCAAAAAAATTGCCTTATCAACACGCTAGGCCTAGGAGCCTTTCGCATAATGGAGATAGTAATTTTATGGGCAGAGCTTCTTCGGCTTCTCCCTTCTGCCACAATGGGGAAAGCTTTTCCAGCAAATTTTCCAAGAG GAAGGATACTCATCAAGTCCTACCTTCATATGTCTCAAGAACTAGGAAG TTGTTTATTAGATCCATGATGGCATCATTCAAACAGGGGCAGACAGTTGTTCTCGTAGATGAGGATGAAATTCAAGTTGTGGAGACAATAGAGCCAGAATTCAAACTTGCTGAATG CATGAAGGATGCTAAGATCTACTATCCATCAAG AGATGATCCACAATCTGTGGAAATTTGTTACTCGGATATAAGCTGCCTAGCCCCTGAAGGTTTTTTGACGTCACCTATCATGAACTTTTACATCAG GTATTTACAGCTGCAAATATCTCCAACAAACAAGGCTATATGCGATTATCACTTTTTTAATACATTCTTCTACAAGAAGCTCAAACAGGCTGTGTCCTACAGG GGGAGTGACAAAGAATCCTTTTTTGTCAAGTTCAGAAGGTGGTGGAAGGGTGTCAATATATTTCAGAACGCATATGTCTTTATTCCCATACATGAAGA TCTTCATTGGAGCTTGGTGATTATTTGTATCCCAGACAAGGAAGATGAATCGGGACCAATTATACTTCATTTGGATTCTTTGGGACTTCATTCTAGCAAATCAGTTTTTGAAGACATTAGAAG CTATTTGAGAGAAGAATGGAATTACATGAATCAAGAAGTTTCTCCTTCAGATCTTCCAATTGCAGACAAAATATGGAAACATCTCCCTTGCAGAATTGATGAGAAAAAAATTGag GTACCCCAACAGAAAAATGACTATGATTGTGGTCCCTTTGTACTGTTCTTCATGGAACGGTTTATTGAAGAGGCTCCTGAGAGACTGAAAAAGAAAGATTTAGCAATG TTTGGCAAGCAATGGTTCAGACCTGAACAGGCCTCGGGTTTGAGAGTGAAAATCAGAAAATTACTTTTCAATGAATTTCAAAATGCAAATGAGAGTGGCAAAATTTCAGTATCTTCTCCTTCGCCTTCAGATGGTGCTTCACCCTGA
- the LOC110637614 gene encoding uncharacterized protein LOC110637614 isoform X1, which produces MGTCSKEDCYYPSYQDRQLSKQLRDNVHGYIYLDPIFLKFVDTEQFQRLRDLKQLGLTYMVYPGAVHSRFEHSLGVYWLAGEAVHRIKAHQGLELDINNFDIKTVKLAGLLHDVGHGPFSHLFEREFLPRVLNGLNWSHEDMSIRMIDYIVDKHNIDIDREYLKKAKEMVIASTEHASPRTANEKQFLYDIVANGRNGIDVDKFDYLVRDSRACGLGCSFQFERLMDTMHVIEDEICYRAKDYLTVHKLFATRADMHRTVYTHAKVKAIELMVVDALSTANSYLRITDKIDKPDEFWKIDDSILKHIETNSSKELKEARDLIQRIRRRDLYQFCNEFSVPKDKLEHFKDITPQDIVCSQTAGRITLKEEDVAVSIAKIDLTRGRNNPLESVKFFKDYESGDKFSIQDHLISHLLPSFYQDKIVRVYAKKPELVEAVSKAFENFQLKIYGVKAQVHATPEKKRRNCTC; this is translated from the exons ATGGGAACTTGTTCCAAAGAGGACTGCTACTATCCGTCTTATCAGGATCGCCAATTATCCAAGCAGCTTCGCGATAATGTCCATGGCTACATCTATCTGGATCCG ATCTTTCTGAAGTTTGTTGATACTGAACAGTTTCAGAG ACTTCGGGATCTAAAGCAACTCG GTCTAACATACATGGTTTACCCAGGAGCTGTACATTCTCGGTTTGAGCACTCATTAGGTGTTTATTGGCTGGCTGGTGAAGCAGTTCACAGAATTAAAGCTCACCAA GGCTTGGAGCTTGATATTAATAACTTCGATATAAAAACAGTGAAACTTGCAG gACTATTGCATGATGTTGGACATGGGCCATTCAGCCACTTGTTTGAACGAGAGTTTCTGCCTCGGGTTCTTAATGGCCTTAACTG GTCTCATGAGGACATGTCTATAAGAATGATAGACTATATTGTAGACAAGCACAATATTGACATTGATCGTGAATATCTAAAGAAAGCAAAG GAGATGGTCATTGCTAGCACTGAACATGCTTCTCCAAGA ACTGCGAATGAAAAGCAATTCCTATATGATATTGTTGCGAATGGTCGAAATGGGATAGATGTTGACAA GTTTGATTACCTTGTTCGTGACTCCCGTGCTTGTGGACTGGGATGCAGTTTTCAGTTTGAGAG GTTAATGGATACCATGCATGTTATAGAGGATGAGATATGCTACCGAGCCAAGGATT ATCTCACAGTCCACAAATTATTTGCAACACGTGCTGATATGCATCGAACAGTCTATACACATGCAAAAGTGAAG GCAATAGAACTCATGGTTGTTGATGCCTTGTCAACAGCAAATAGTTATCTTCGGATTACGGACAAAATTGATAAGCCAGATGAATTTTGGAAG ATAGATGACTCTATCTTGAAACATATTGAAACTAATTCCAGTAAGGAGCTCAAGGAAGCAAGAGATTTGATTCAGCGCATCAGGAGAAGAGATCTATATCAG TTCTGCAATGAGTTCTCTGTTCCAAAGGACAAACTAGAGCACTTCAAAGACATCACACCACAGGACATTGTTTGCTCCCAG ACAGCCGGTCGCATTACACTAAAAGAGGAAGATGTTGCTGTGAGCATTGCTAAGATTGATTTGACGCGAGGAAGGAATAATCCTCTTGAAAG CGTCAAATTTTTCAAG GACTATGAGAGTGGGGATAAATTCTCAATACAAGATCATCTCATCAGCCACTTGCTGCCTTCTTTTTACCAAGATAAGATAGTGAGAGTTTATGCTAAGAAGCCTGAGCTG GTGGAAGCAGTTTCTAAAGCATTTGAGAACTTTCAACTGAAGATATATGGAGTGAAAGCACAGGTACATGCTACTCCTGAGAAGAAGAGACGAAATTGTACATGTTAG
- the LOC110637622 gene encoding ubiquitin-like-specific protease 1D isoform X2, which translates to MEEENSKKRPLDLDWGVILDSNNGEPPPILIVKGDSQMPKPSPMSSDRSPREDCASMTDHELEDAIKRHKFNIAKFGPSLPDKGEKLRAWFNVLEDEHQRRKLRRSEMDVDVCDIPTQLVNSDGFKRQNASSEVHSQSEFASIFSRKMEENTDSKVGKAFDKELSILGRCNSPEMRANGVLSQRWRQNGHSSSKKLPYQHARPRSLSHNGDSNFMGRASSASPFCHNGESFSSKFSKRKDTHQVLPSYVSRTRKGQTVVLVDEDEIQVVETIEPEFKLAECMKDAKIYYPSRDDPQSVEICYSDISCLAPEGFLTSPIMNFYIRYLQLQISPTNKAICDYHFFNTFFYKKLKQAVSYRGSDKESFFVKFRRWWKGVNIFQNAYVFIPIHEDLHWSLVIICIPDKEDESGPIILHLDSLGLHSSKSVFEDIRSYLREEWNYMNQEVSPSDLPIADKIWKHLPCRIDEKKIEVPQQKNDYDCGPFVLFFMERFIEEAPERLKKKDLAMFGKQWFRPEQASGLRVKIRKLLFNEFQNANESGKISVSSPSPSDGASP; encoded by the exons ATGGAAGAAGAGAATTCCAAGAAGAGACCGCTGGACCTTGACTGGGGCGTGATATTGGACTCTAACAACGGCGAACCACCGCCGATACTGATCGTTAAAGGTGATTCGCAGATGCCAAAACCCTCGCCGATGAGCTCCGATCGCTCGCCTAGGGAGGATTGTGCGTCCATGACCGATCACGAGCTCGAGGACGCAATTAAGAGGCATAAGTTCAATATTGCAAAATTTGGTCCCTCTTTGCCTGACAAAGGAGAGAAGCTTCGGGCGTGGTTTAACGTCTTGGAGGATGAGCACCAGCGGAGAAAGCTTCGACGTTCAGAAATG GATGTTGATGTATGTGACATACCCACTCAGTTAGTAAATTCAG ATGGCTTTAAACGACAGAATGCATCATCTGAAGTCCATTCACAATCTGAATTTGCGTCTATTTTTAGTAGAAAGATGGAAGAAAAT ACAGATAGCAAGGTAGGCAAAGCATTTGACAAAGAATTGTCAATTTTGGGTCGATGCAACAGCCCGGAAATGAGAGCTAATGGAGTCTTATCACAAAGATGGAGGCAAAATGGTCATTCATCATCAAAAAAATTGCCTTATCAACACGCTAGGCCTAGGAGCCTTTCGCATAATGGAGATAGTAATTTTATGGGCAGAGCTTCTTCGGCTTCTCCCTTCTGCCACAATGGGGAAAGCTTTTCCAGCAAATTTTCCAAGAG GAAGGATACTCATCAAGTCCTACCTTCATATGTCTCAAGAACTAGGAAG GGGCAGACAGTTGTTCTCGTAGATGAGGATGAAATTCAAGTTGTGGAGACAATAGAGCCAGAATTCAAACTTGCTGAATG CATGAAGGATGCTAAGATCTACTATCCATCAAG AGATGATCCACAATCTGTGGAAATTTGTTACTCGGATATAAGCTGCCTAGCCCCTGAAGGTTTTTTGACGTCACCTATCATGAACTTTTACATCAG GTATTTACAGCTGCAAATATCTCCAACAAACAAGGCTATATGCGATTATCACTTTTTTAATACATTCTTCTACAAGAAGCTCAAACAGGCTGTGTCCTACAGG GGGAGTGACAAAGAATCCTTTTTTGTCAAGTTCAGAAGGTGGTGGAAGGGTGTCAATATATTTCAGAACGCATATGTCTTTATTCCCATACATGAAGA TCTTCATTGGAGCTTGGTGATTATTTGTATCCCAGACAAGGAAGATGAATCGGGACCAATTATACTTCATTTGGATTCTTTGGGACTTCATTCTAGCAAATCAGTTTTTGAAGACATTAGAAG CTATTTGAGAGAAGAATGGAATTACATGAATCAAGAAGTTTCTCCTTCAGATCTTCCAATTGCAGACAAAATATGGAAACATCTCCCTTGCAGAATTGATGAGAAAAAAATTGag GTACCCCAACAGAAAAATGACTATGATTGTGGTCCCTTTGTACTGTTCTTCATGGAACGGTTTATTGAAGAGGCTCCTGAGAGACTGAAAAAGAAAGATTTAGCAATG TTTGGCAAGCAATGGTTCAGACCTGAACAGGCCTCGGGTTTGAGAGTGAAAATCAGAAAATTACTTTTCAATGAATTTCAAAATGCAAATGAGAGTGGCAAAATTTCAGTATCTTCTCCTTCGCCTTCAGATGGTGCTTCACCCTGA